The DNA window CTGAGCCTTCCCAGACTCCGATTAACCACGAGAGCGGGACGAGTTCAGCGGGGAGATCCAGGTTCAGTTCGATCATGATCGGGTCAGAGCGTTACCGCTGGCCCCGAAACAGGTTCCACAGCACAACGACAGACGTGAACGCGATACCCAGGCTTGCTGCGGCGAGAAGGCCGACAAAGAATAGTTCGAGCGCGACGAGATCCATGCCGACAGTCTATCCCCCGGAGACGACGGCGACGCTGAGAGCAACGGCGGTGCCGCCGATGATGACGAGCGAGCCCGCGAGGCTCGCCCCAAGGCGATCGATGAACCCCACCTTTCGATGGGTAGAGAGCTGGATAGCGAAGGCGACGAGCATGCTCGCGGCGAGCGCCAGCCAGAGCCACGAAAGCCGGTAGCTCTCCGAGGGCAGGAGGGCGACAGCCACAGCTGCGACCAGTGCGACGAGCCATACGGCGGCGATGCCGCCCCACGTGCGCGCTGGTGTCATTGGAGTATCGGTCACATCTCCATTGTGCCCGATACGGCGAGCGGATGCCCCTCCGAGGAGGTGATCACGCCGCGAGTTGCGCTATCGCTAGTATTGACCCAGCTAATCACTGGAGGTCCTGCGTGGCGCAACTGTTGATTCTGACCTCACGGGTCGACAATGACGTGCTTCCCTCCCTCGGCCTGCTCTCTCACCGGGTTCGTCAGATACCGGCTCAGCCGGCTCAACTCGTCAACGCGCCCGCGAGTGACCTGATCATGATCGACGCGCGAACCGACCTCGCCGGTGCCAAGTCGCTGTGCAAGATCCTCCGGACGACCGGCCTCACCGTGCCGCTCCTTATCGTTCTTACCGAGGGCGGACTCAGCGCGGTGAGCGCGGACTGGGGCGTCGACGATGTTCTCGTTGAGAACGCTGGTCCCGCCGAGGTCGATGCCCGAATCAGGCTGGCCATCGGCAAACAGGCCCTCGAGCAGACCTCGACCAAGATCCAGACCTCCGGCGTCGTCATCGACGAGGCCAGCTACTCGGCGAAGGTCCAGGGTAAACCGCTCGACCTGACCTATAAGGAGTTCGAACTCCTCAGGTTCCTGGCGACGCATCCGTCACGGGTCTTCACCCGCGAGCAGCTGCTCAGCGAAGTGTGGGGCTATGACTACTTCGGCGGCACCCGGACGGTCGACGTGCACGTCCGGCGCTTGCGCGCAAAGCTGGGCGATCTCGAGCAACTCATCGGCACGGTCCGTAACGTTGGTTACCGCTTCAACGTCTATGAGGAGGACAGTGCGCCCGCCGGCTCTTCGCACGCGTAGCCTCTCCACCCCTGGCGCTCGTGCCGCGTTCGACCGCCTTGTTCGGGTGGCCGCAGCTGTCGACGGCCAGGCGCCGTTCAACGACCAGGCGCTCGTGGATGCCGAGAAAGGGACCAGGAAGCTGGTCTTCATCGTTGAGCCGCAGGAGTCGCCCAGCGCCGCCGAGCACCTGGTCGGGGCCGCCATCCTCGGTGAGGATGAACTGGAGCTTGTGGTCGACCCTGAGTGGCGCGGGTCCGGGTACGGCAGCGCTGCCGTCGCCGAACTGCTCTCCGACGCCCCCGCCGGCCTGAAGGCCTGGTCACACGGCGACCACCCGGCAGCGCGCGCACTGGCCAGGCGGTTCGGGTTCACCCCGGTCAGAACCTTGTTGCAGCTGCGGATGCCGCTTGAGCAGTCAGCGACGACCGGCACAGCGTTCGAGAGCTTCCGCCCAGGCGTCGACGAAGACGAGTGGGTAGCGCTCAACGCAAGGATCTTCGCCGACCATCCCGAGCAGGGCAGCATCACGGTGGACGACCTCCATGCCAGGGAAGCCGAAGAATGGTTCGACCCAGGCGACTTCCTCATCGCTCGCGACGAGGCCGGGACGATGATCGGCTACAACTGGCTCAAGATCGAGAATGACCTCGGTGAGGTCTACGTCGTCGGCGTGGACGCACCCGGCCGCGGCCTCGGCAGGTCTCTCATGCTGGCGGGACTCGAACGGATGCGACAGCGGGGCTGTACGACGGCGGCGCTCTACGTCGAGGCAGACAACACTCCGGCCGTGGCCCTGTACCGCTCGCTCGGCTTTTCCGACCATACGGTCGACGTGCAGTACGTGCTTGGCGAACCGCCCGCGGCCCGTCACGCTGAATCCTGACCGACTGAACGCCCTGGCGACCGCCGCTGCCTGGCAATGTGCGCGGTGGTTGCTCAAGGTGACAAGATATTGCAATGGCATCAGACAGCATGGCCCAGGACTCCGGCCTCGGCTGGGACGACGACGACTTCGACCCCGCATTCGAGCGTGACGACCCTGCCCTTCCCGAGGGCCGATACCTCGACAGGGAGATCAGCTGGCTCGCCTTCAACCAAAGGGTGCTGGAACTCGCCGAGGACCGCTCGGTGCCCGCGCTCGAGCGGGCCAACTTCCTCGCCATCTTCGCATCGAACCTCGATGAGTTCTTCATGGTGAGGGTCGCCGGGCTCAAGCGTCGCGTTCTCACCGGCCTCGCTGTGCCCACCAACATCGGCCGTGCGCCCGCCGACGTACTCGAGGACATCTCGGAGAAGGCCCACGAACTCCAGTTGCGCCACGCTCGCGTCTGGAGCGATCAGGTCAAGCCGGATCTCACCGCAGCCGGCGTCAGCGTCGTGAGTTGGGACGCGCTCAATCGCGAGGACAAGGCGCGACTCAGCGACTACTTCTCGCAGCAGATCTTTCCGGTGCTCATGCCCCTCGCGGTCGACCCTGTGCACCCGTTCCCCTACATTTCGGGGCTCTCGCTCAACCTCGCCGTCCGGGTAAGGAACACAAAGACCGGACGGCAGGAGTTCGCGAGGCTGAAAGTGCCTCAGATGCTGCCCCGTTTCGTGCGGGTGGACCCCTCCGCCACGCTCGACGACGTTCAGTTCGTTTCACTCGAAGACCTCATCGCGAACCACCTCGGCGACCTGTTCCCCGGGATGGAGATCGTTGAGCACCACGTGTTCCGCGTCACACGCAACGAGGACGTGGAAATCGAGGAGGACGAAACCGAGAACCTCATCCAGGCCCTCGAGAAGGAACTGCTCCGCCGTCGCTTCGGACCGCCCATCCGCCTCGAGATCACCGAGGACATGGACGACGTCACACTCGACCTGCTTGTGCGCGAGCTCGACGTGACCGAGCAGGAGGTCTACCGGCTGCCTGCGCCCCTCGACCTCGGCGGCCTGTTCAGCCTGTCGGGGATCGATCGTCCCGACCTGAGATACCCGCCGCGCGTTCCGACCACTGCACTTGAATTCCAGCCGGCCGAGCCGAACGGAAAAGCAGACATCTTCGGCGCGATCTCCCGCGGCGACGTTCTCGTACACCACCCGTACGAGTCATTCGCCACGAGCGTCCAGGCCTTCCTCGAGCAGGCCGCTGCTGACCCGCATGTCCTCGCCATCAAACAGACCCTGTACCGCACCTCGGGCGACTCCCCCATCGTCGAGGCCCTCATCGATGCCGCCGAGGCTGGAAAGCAGGTTCTCGCGCTCGTCGAGATCAAGGCTCGCTTCGACGAACAAGCCAACATCTCCTGGGCCCGGAAGCTCGAGAAGGCTGGAGTGCACGTGGTCTATGGCCTCGTCGGGCTCAAGACGCACTGCAAACTTGCCCTCGTCATCCGTGAAGAAAAAGGGACGCTCAAGCACTACAGCCACATCGGCACGGGAAACTACAACCCGAAGACCAGCCGGATCTATGAGGACCTCGGTCTGTTCACCGCAGACGCGCAGGTGGGCAAGGACCTCACCCGCCTGTTCAATGAGCTGTCCGGCTACGCCATCGAGAAGAAGTTCAAGAGGCTGCTTGTCGCTCCCCTGCACCTGCGCAAGGGCCTGCTCAAGCACATCGAGACCGAGCGAAGGAACGCTGAGGCCGGCAAGCCGAGCGGGATCAGGATCAAGGTCAACTCGATCGTCGATGAGGCCATCATCGATGGGCTCTACCGGGCGAGCCAGGCCGGAGTTCCCGTCGATATCTGGGTGCGGGGCATTTGCAGCCTCCGGCCGGGCTACCCGGGCATGAGCGAGAACATGCGTGTTCGCTCAATCCTGGGCCGGTTCCTCGAGCACTCCCGCATCTTCTCGTTCGTCAACGACGGCGATCCCCACGTCTTCATCGGCAGCGCCGACATGATGCACCGCAACCTCGACCGTCGCGTCGAGGCGCTGGTACGCCTGACGTCTCCGGCGCACCTCGCGGAGATCGAGGGACTGTTCGACGTCGCCATGGATGACAAGACCTCGTCGTGGCACCTCGACTCCGACGGTGAGTGGGAGCGCCACAGCGTCGGCGAGAACGGCGAGGCACTCGTCGACCTGCAGGACAGGCTGATGTTGAAGACCAGCCTGCGTCGCCGGCAGAGGAGCCGCAGGTGACGAGCGCCGTCTACGCCGCCGGGGCCGTGTGCTGGCGGCTCATCGACGGCAGAATCCACATTCTCGTGATTCACCGAACGAAGTACGCCGACGTGACCCTGCCCAAGGGCAAGGTCGACCCCGGCGAGTCGCTGCCCCAGACCGCGGTACGGGAGATCCGCGAGGAGACCGGTCTCGCCGTCACCCTCGGCGTCCCCCTCGGCGTCTCCGCGTACACGCTCGCAAGCGGCAAGGAAAAAGTCGTCCATTACTGGGCGAGCGAGGTGACGGATGCCGCGGTTCTCGCGTCGACCTTCGTCCCGAACGGCGAGGTCGCCGCGCTCGAGTGGGTCACCATCAGGCGGGCCAGGAACTACCTGAGTTACGACCGTGACGTAGAGATCATCGACACCTTTGCGACACTCGTCGACGAGGGCGTTACCTCGACCTTCGCGCTGATCGCCCTCCGGCACGGCAAAGCTGTATCGCCGTCCTCCTGGGACGGACCGGATGCGAGCCGCCCCCTCACCGCTCGTGGTGTTGAGCAGGCCAACGAGATCGTCGGAACGCTTGAGGCCTTTGGTGTGCGCCGTATCGTCTCGAGCACCGCGGTTCGCTGCGCAACGACAGTAGCTCCCCTCGCGGCGGCAACCGGGATCGAAGTGCGACGCACCGACCTGATCAGCCAGGACGCCTACGAGTCGGGAACGTCCGACGTCCGCAAGGTCGTGGGCAAGCGGGTTCGTTCGGGAAAGACCGCCGTGCTCTGCAGCCACGGGCCCGTGCTCCCCGACATCCTCCGCGAAATCGCCCTGGCGACCGGAAGCATCACCGGCTCGTATCTCTCGAGCGCCGCCGGGCTCTCCACCGGCGCTTTCAGCGTCGTGCATCTCTCGGCGAGTAACCCGAGTTCGGGAATCATCTCGATCGAGACCCACGAACCCCGCGCATGAGCGCCCGGTTGGAAACCGGTCGTTAACCTTCCGTTCACCGCGATGAGGGACGCTCGTAAGGCCACACACCTAACGTCACCTGTGGGCCCGACGGGCCCGTCCCGTAATCACTATGAATGGACACATTTCGTGAAGTTCTCGAAGGTCGGCCGCATCGCGGTCATCGCAGCAGTGGCAACTCTCACCCTTTCATCCTGTGCGGCCAATGAAAAGGCCGACAGCACAGGCAGTTCAGACAGCACCCTCTCCGGCGAACTCGTCGGCATCGGCGCTTCCAGCCAGGGAAGCGCCCAGGAAGCTTGGATCGCGGGTTTCCAGACCGCGAACCCTGAGGTCACGGTCAACTACGACCCGCAGGGATCCGGCGCGGGCCGGGAGAACTTCATCTCCGGCGCAGCCGCCTTCGCCGGGTCTGACTCGCTCCTGAGCGACGAGGAGCTCGAGGGAGATTTCGAGAGCTGCGCTCCCGGAACGAAGGCCATCGACCTCCCCGTCTACATCTCCCCCATCGCCGTGATCTTCAACGTCGACGGAGTGGACGAGCTCAACCTCGATTCAGACACACTCGCGAAAATCTTCTCCGGAGAAATCACCAGCTGGGATGACCCGGCAATCGCCGCGCTGAACCCGGATGCGACGCTTCCGTCCGCGCCGATCACAGCGGTGCACCGTTCGGACGACTCCGGAACGACGAAGAACTTCGCCGACTACCTCAACAAGACGGCGCCAGAGGCATGGACCGCCGAGCCGAGCGACACCTTCCCGTTCAAGACCGGTGAGGGCGCGCAGGGGACATCGGGTGTTGTCGACGCCGTCTCAAACGGATCGAACACCATCGGGTACGCGGACGCGTCGAAGGCGGGCGACCTGGACACCGCGAAGATCAAGGTCGGCGAGGAGTTCGTTGAGTACACAGCGGATGCCGCCGCAGCGGTCGTCGAAGGATCCCCGATGGTCGAGGGCCGTGAGGCAAACGACATCGCAATTGAGCTCGACCGGGAGACGACTGACCCGAGCCACTACCCGCTCGTCCTCGTCAGCTACGCGATCGCCTGCCAGGAGTACGCTGACCCCGACGACGCTGAACTCGTCAAGGAGTACCTCACGTACATCGCCGGAGAAGACGGCCAGCAGGTCGCCGTCGAGGCCGCCGGCGCTGCACCGCTCTCGAGCGAGCTGAGCGACAAGGTCAAGACGGCCATCGAATCCATCAAGTAAACAGCTCTCTGATCTGTCCGCCATGCCCGCTGACCCGGGCATGGCGGACAGGCCGGGCAAGGTAAAGACGAAGGCACATGACCACTACAGCGCAGCCACCGAAAACACCGGTGCAGCCAGCCAGTCCCGGTGAGCCCGAGGCCCCGGTCCGTCCGCCGAAGCCCGTCCAGCGGCGGGGCGACCGGATCTTCAGCGGCTCGACACTCACGGCAGGAATCGTCATTCTTGTCACGCTCGCGGCCGTCGCGATCTTCCTTGTCGCTCAGAGCCTCCCCGCGTTCACCGCGGGCGAAGAAGACATCAAGGGCGACGCCACAAACTTCCTGTCCTACGTCTGGCCGCTCGTCTTCGGCACCGTCTGGGCCGCGTTCCTCGCGCTCGTCATCGCGGTACCGCTGTCGATCATGGTCGCGTTGTTCATTACCCATTACGCTCCTCGCCGGCTTGCGCAGAGCCTCGGCTACGTCATCGACCTGCTCGCCGCGGTGCCGAGCGTCGTCTACGGCCTGTGGGGCATCGGGGTCCTCGCCCCGGCGGTGCAGCCGGTCTACAGCTGGCTCGTGACCAACATGGGCTGGTTCCCACTCTTCGCCGGGCCCGTCTCAGGCACAGGTCGCACAATCCTCACCGTTGGGATCGTCCTCGCCGTCATGATCCTCCCGATCATCACCTCACTGTCCAGGGAAATCTTCCTCCAGACGCCGAAACTCCACGAGGAAGCCGCACTCGCACTCGGTGCGACACGGTGGGAGATGATCACCATCGCCGTCCTCCCCTTCGGGCGGCCAGGCATCGTCTCGGCGTCCATGCTCGGCCTCGGGCGAGCGCTCGGGGAGACCATGGCCGTTGCGATGGTCCTGTCCCCCAGCCTCATCATCAGTCTCGTCCTCCTGCAGTCTCAGAACCCGACAACGATCGCCGCGAACATCGCCCTCAACTTCCCCGAAGCCCACGGCGTCGGCGTGAACATCCTCATCGCGAGCGGGCTGATCCTCTTCGCGATCACGTTCGTCGTCAACTTCATCTCGCGCGCGATCGTTGATCGCCGCAAGGCATTCTCCGGAGCGAACTGATGGCCATCACACAGGCGCCGATGTCGAGCGCTCTCAAGGCGGGCAAACTCAACAGGTTCACGCCGCTGTACGTCATCCTCGGTGCACTCGGGGTCTCCGTCGCGGCGTTCGCAATCCTCGGCGCGCCAAACATCGCCGGCATCCTCATCGTCACCGCGGTGATCTTCGTCGTGACCTACTGGCTGCTCTCGCTGTTCGTCGAAGGCTCGAGGAAGGCAACGGACAGGCTGATGACCAGCCTCGTCGTCATCGCCTTCCTGATCGCGCTCATCCCCCTGATCTCGGTCGCCGTCACCACGGTGACCAACGGTTCGGCCCGCTTCGACCTCGACTTCTTCACGATGTCGATGCGTAACGTCGTCGGCGAAGGCGGCGGCGCGCTGCACGCGATCGTCGGCACCCTTCTGATCACGCTCGCCACGAGCATCATCTCGGTTCCCATCGGCATCCTCACCGCCATCTACCTCGTTGAGTACGGCCGTGGAAAACTCGCCAGGTGGATCACCTTCCTCGTCGACGTGATGACCGGCATCCCCTCGATCGTCGCCGGCCTCTTCGCCTACGCCCTCCTGGTCATCTTCTTCGGTGAGGGCGTGCGGCTCGGCATCGGCGGCGCGATCGCACTGAGCGTGCTGATGATCCCGGTCATCGTGCGATCGACCGAAGAGATGCTGAAGCTCGTGCCCAACGAGCTCCGTGAGGCGTCGTACGCGCTCGGTGTGCCCAAGTACCTCACGATCCTCAAGGTGGTCCTCCCCACCTCCCTCGCGGGAATCGTCACGGGCGTCATGCTCTCGGTCGCCCGCGTGATCGGCGAGACGGCGCCGCTGCTCATCATCGCCGGTTACACGCAGAGCATGAACTACAACCTCTTCGACGGCCGAATGATGGCGCTTCCGACATTCGTCTACAACTCGTACGCCCAGCAGGGCACCGACGCGCAGGCCTACATCGACAGGGCATGGACCGGCGCACTCACGCTCATCCTGATCGTGATGGCGCTCAACCTCATCGCGCGACTCGTCGCGAACATCTTCTCGCCCAAACTGGGCCGCTAGCCTCAACCCGAAGGAATACAGTGTCAAAGCGCATCGAGGTCAAGGACCTCAAGGTCTACTACTCCAGCTTCCTGGCGGTCGAAGACATCTCACTGACGATCGAACCGCGCACCGTGACGGCGTTCATCGGCCCGAGCGGTTGCGGGAAGTCGACCTTCCTGCGAACCCTCAACCGCATGCACGAGGTGATCCCCGGCGCACGCGTCGAGGGCGAGGTCCTCATCGACGGTGACAACCTCTACGCACCGGGCGTCGACCCCGTACTGGTCCGCCGCCAGGTCGGCATGGTCTTCCAGCGGCCCAACCCGTTCCCGACGATGTCGATTCGCGACAACGTCCTCGCCGGTGTGAAGCTCAACAACCGGAAGATCTCCAAGTCGGATGCCGACGACCTCGTTGAGAAGTCACTGCGCGGTGCGAACCTGTGGAACGAGGTCAAGGACCGGCTGGAGAAGCCAGGGTCGAGCATCTCGGGCGGTCAGCAGCAGCGGTTGTGCATTGCCCGCGCCATCGCCGTGTCTCCTGACGTGCTGCTGATGGACGAGCCGTGCTCTGCGCTCGACCCGATCTCGACCCTCGCCATCGAGGACCTGATCGAGGAGCTCAAGAACGAGTACACGATCGTCATCGTCACTCACAACATGCAGCAGGCATCCCGGGTCTCCGACCGCACGGCGTTCTTCAACATTGCGGGTACCGGCAAGCCGGGCAAGCTCATCGAGTACGACGACACCAACACGATCTTCACCCAGCCGAGCGTCCAGGCCACCGAGGACTACGTCTCCGGCCGGTTCGGCTAAACCGCCTTCGGCCCGGACAAGCCGGGGACCGCGAGAGCTGCACTTCCATGCCCGCGCTGCAGATGCTTCTGCAGCGCGGGCATGGATCTGTAGCGGGTGGCGCGGGAGCCTGTGCGCGTGCGGGAGCCTTGCGGATGCCGGCAGCGCGGGAGCCCGTACGGATGCGCCTGCCATGCGGATGCCAGCAGCGCGGGTGCGGCTGCGTCCGCAGCGCTCGGATCAGGTGGTGTGGATGACGATGAGCGGGTCAGTGGTGGGCTGCTCCGAGCCACCAGCAGGTTCGACCGTCACGCCGACGGCATCCCCTGCGGCCATAGAGCCCTCGAGGACACGCCAGCTCTCGCCGGCACGATGGGTGTTGAAGACACCAGCGGAGATGGGGCCGTCTTCACCGATGTACCAGAGTTCGTAGGTCTTGTCCTCGGGCAAACTTGCGAGCCCGTCGACGATGAACACTGACTCAGCGAGGGCGCCAGACCACACGAGAGTCGCAGTGACCTGCTTCTCGTCGGTGATGTTCGTAAGCCTGATCGTCTCGCGCGCCACATCGGGCTGCGCCTCGATGTGTGCGAGCCTGAGCGCTTCCGTGAGTCCGTTGCCATTGTTGAGAGCGCTCGTGAGGGCGTTCGCGCCGAGGAACACCGCGACGAGAGCAGCGGCAGCTGCGAGAGCGGCAGCGGGTCGTGAGTACCAGCGCGCTCGCGCTTTGTGCTCTGCCTTCGAGACACGGGCGGACTGACCGGCCGGGGAGCCTGTGCTCGGCGCAGGCGTCGACGCCTGCCGCTGAACCGGTTCGTCCGTATCGACCGCGCGCGGAGACGCTGTCTTCACCGCTGGGGTTTCAGCCTCAGCGGGCAACTGCGGCAGGGTCGCGATACTGGCCATGATGCTTGCCTTGAGCGAGGCAGGAGGTTCGACTCCCGTCGAGAGGAGGTCAGCTGTCGCCTCGAACCCCACGACGTCAGCCTGCGCGTCGGTCGACGAAGCAAGGTGCTCCTCGAACCGGGCCGTATCGTCGACGTCGAGCGCGCCAAGGGCGTAAAGCGCCGCGAGCGAGGAGGCGTCGGACGGCTCGCCGACGGTGAGGTCGTCGTTGTTCGTCGTGTCGTCGTTCACAGTGCCACCCCCAATTCCTCTCGCAGCTTGATCATCCCATCCCGTATCCGTGTTTTCACGGTTCCCAGCGGAATACCGAGCCGCTCGGCCACTTCGGCCTGGGACAGGCCTCCGTGGTAGGCCAGGCTGATCGCCTGGCGCTGAATGTCGCTCAGCGTCTGCAATGCACGATCAACCCGCTCGGATTCGAGTTTCAGTTCAACATCCTCTGAGACGCTGTCGTAGTCAACCTTCTGATCCCGGATGCCGATTCGGACATCCCGGTCCCGACCAGCCTGCGACGCACGCACACGGTCGACAGCCCTGCGGTGCGCCATGGTCAGGATCCAACCGCGTGCTCCACCTTTATTCGGAGCGAAACGGGTTGCGGTTTGCCAGATCTCGAGAAAAATCTCCTGGGTGACTTCCTCGGCCTGGGCGCGATCCACCAGGATCCGCTGGACGAGGCCGAATACCCGAGGCGCGTACAGATCGTAGAGCTGAGAGAACGCGTCCTGGCTTCCGCCGGCGACGCGGGTGAGAAGAAGCGTCGACCGATCATCGCCGGAGATCTCCGTCGATACCACTTCCGCTTCTTCTGGCACGTTTCCAAGCTTCTCACATGGGCTGTCACATGACAGCGACCGGGCCGCAGAACGCCTCTCGGCGTGAGGCCGCTCAGAGCGGCGAATATTGGAGCCCGGGGTTACTGCGGCCCGGCCATTCACCAGTCTACCCAAAGGTGAATGAAAACGCCTCGACACCGGCGCCGACCTTGACATCGAGGGTTCCGGCCTCTATGCCTTTCGTCTCCACCAGCAGATATGAGGTCGGCGTACCGGTGACCTCGATGACCTTTGTCTTGCCGTTCACATCAAGCGTCACACTGCCTTCGCCCGCGAGAACCATCCGCACCTCACTCGCCGTGTAGTTCAGTCGAACAGAGGCGTCGGCCCCGGTGGGGGTGACAGCCTGCGTTCCGACATCCCATTCACCAGACAACGCGAAGGCGTCCTTCGGGAGCTTGTCCGGGAATCGATACTCCCGTTGTCCCTTCGTGTACTTCTCCTCGCCGGCGAAGTTCACTTTCTTCGTCGACCCCAGGTAGGTCTCGGGCGTCGTTGCGCCGCTGTCCGGGGTGTCATCAGCGACATCGGTTGCCGTCGGCAGGGTGACATCCGGGTCAGCCTTTGTGAGCAACTCCCTGATGTGCTTCTCTGTCGTCTCATACCCGCCCTCGCCCAGCTTGATGTGGCGAACCGTGCCGTCGGCATCGATGAGATAGGAGGCGGGCCAATAGCGGTTGCGGTAGTTCGTCCACGTCGAGAGGTTGTTGTCGATGGCGACCGGGTAATCGATGCCGAAGTTCTTCGCCCCAGCCTGAACGTTATTGACCTCTTTTTCGAAGGCGTACTCGGGCGCATGAACGCCGATGACCTCGAGCCCGGCATCGCGGTATGCGTCGTACCACGCCGTGACGTGGGGCAGCGAGCGCTGGCAGTTGATGCAGGAGTATGCCCAGAAGTCGACGAGGACCACCTTGCCCCTCAACTGGTCGAGGGAGACTGCCGCGTTGTCCGTTGTATTGAACCACTCGGTGATTCCGGTGAGCTCGGGGGCAGTGCCGCAGCTCTCGAGTTCGGCGCCGCCGTTCGAGCACTTATCGAGGTCGCGGTTCTCGTCGGTCACGATGCCGCCGAGGTTGAGGGCCTCCTGGACCTCATCCGACTCGTTGATCTGGTTCTGGATGGCGCTCGTGTAGTCGGGAACGAGACGCTGAAGCAGCTGCGGAACGTTGAACACGAGCCCGATGGCCAGGGCGATCATGACGATACCGCCGGTGAGACGAATGGCGGACTGGTGCTTGCGGAAAGTCTTGACCCGCTCACCGACCCGACGGCCGGCGAGTGCGAAGACGAGGAGCGGGATGGCGGCACCGATCGCGAACGAGAGGGTGAGGACGACGGTGTCAGCACCGATTTGCCCGGTTGATCCTGCGACGGTGATGGCGGCGAGCACCGGGCCGGCGCACGGCACGTAAACGGCGCCAAGGGCGATGCCGAGGCCAAACCCGGAGCGATCGGTTCCGACATTCTTCTGCGGGATCTTCGAGAACGGCTTCTCGAGAATGTGCTGGAACTTCGGCACGATGAGGCCGACGCCGATGAGCACGAGGACGACAATTCCCGCCCAGCGAAGGAAGTCCTGCGGAAGGTTGAGGAGCGCGAGCAGGAGCGATCCGAGCAACGTGAAGAGGCTGAAACTGACAACGAGTCCCGCGATGACCAGGTAGGGACGGAGGGACTGTGCCCGCGCGAGAACCTTTCCTTTCTCGTCGGTCGGTCTGGCGCCCTGGACGCCGCCAGACAAGAAGATGACCGGCAGGACGGGAAGGATGCAGGGTGAAATACCCGTGATCAATCCGCCGAGCAGGCCGATGAGGGCGAGCGTGAACATGGTGCCTCCGTAAGTGGTTGAAGGCTCTTCGGAGCGGGGGTCGAATCCGATTGGAGTGGGGGACGACACCGCGATAATCGGGCCGAAACGGTGCGGCCCCGAACTTTTTTGGAAATCTTCCAAACCTTTGGGCATCCGGCTCCGAATGAACCTTCACAGCCGCACAGCACGTGGCATGGGGGTCGGGACACTCGGCCACAACTGAAGGAGAACCAGCTCATGAAAACCAAGCGCAACACACTCGCAGCACTGTCGCTGTTGGCCATCACGGCCTTCGGACTGACCGCCTGTTCCTCAAGCATGGAGCAGGAGCCGGCCACCGACTCTGGCGGATCAGAGTCGAGCGAGTCGGCCGAGCCGATGGAGGAAATGGACCCGGCCGCGAACCTCGTCGGCGCCGGATGTGCCGACTACGCAGAAATGGTTCCGGAGGGCGCAGGCTCTGTCGTCGGCATGAGCCAGGACCCCGTCGCGGTCGCAGCCGGAAACAACCCGCTGCTCACCACCCTCACCGCGGCCGTATCCGGCCAGCTCAACCCGGACGTAAACCTTGTCGACACGCTCAACGGCGACGAGTTCACGGTCTTCGCTCCGGTGGATGACGCCTTTGCGATGATCGACCCGGCAACCATCGAGACGCTCAAGACCGACTCGGAGATGCTCACCTCCATCCTGACCTACCACGTCGTTCCCGGCCA is part of the Mycetocola zhujimingii genome and encodes:
- a CDS encoding fasciclin domain-containing protein; this encodes MKTKRNTLAALSLLAITAFGLTACSSSMEQEPATDSGGSESSESAEPMEEMDPAANLVGAGCADYAEMVPEGAGSVVGMSQDPVAVAAGNNPLLTTLTAAVSGQLNPDVNLVDTLNGDEFTVFAPVDDAFAMIDPATIETLKTDSEMLTSILTYHVVPGQVAPDEIAGEWETVQGGMVEVTGEGDELMVNDASVICGGVQTANATVYLIDTVLMPPTE